The following are encoded together in the Myxococcales bacterium genome:
- a CDS encoding single-stranded DNA-binding protein: MSEGINQVFLMGNLGSDPEFKSVASGANLLRFRMATNESYLDKNKERQTRTEWHDVVLWGNRAEPLSKILSKGSRLLVEGTLRTSSYEKDGTRRWHTEVTARDIHLLSSRRTSSDLGDGGWLADTEPVDAILDNAVGF; encoded by the coding sequence ATGAGTGAAGGTATCAATCAGGTCTTTTTGATGGGCAACCTGGGCTCCGATCCGGAGTTCAAGAGCGTGGCGTCGGGGGCAAACCTGCTGCGCTTCCGCATGGCCACCAACGAGAGCTACTTGGACAAGAACAAGGAGCGGCAGACGCGCACCGAGTGGCACGACGTCGTGCTCTGGGGCAACCGCGCCGAGCCGCTGTCGAAGATCTTGTCGAAGGGTTCGCGGCTGCTGGTGGAGGGGACCCTGCGCACCTCGAGCTACGAGAAGGATGGCACGCGCCGCTGGCACACGGAGGTCACGGCGCGAGACATCCACCTCTTGAGCTCGCGCCGCACGTCGAGCGACCTCGGCGACGGGGGATGGCTCGCCGACACCGAACCGGTGGACGCGATTCTCGATAACGCGGTCGGCTTCTGA
- the recA gene encoding recombinase RecA: MSEKNRTRDHVVREVVDQIEKNHGKGAIMRLGSDAATTPIPIIPSGAFALDQALGVGGYPRGRIVEVFGPESSGKTTLSLHAIAEVQKQGGVAAFIDAEHAFDMRYGRAIGIDLGKLLVSQPDSGEQALDIAEALTRSGALDLVVIDSVAALTPRAEIEGDMGDSHMGLQARLMSQALRKLTAITHKSGTTLLFINQLRQKIGVVYGSPETTPGGTALKFYASVRLDVRRIGKVEAGDNVVGNRTRVRVVKNKVAPPFAEAEFDVRWGIGIDSITDLLDTAVRVGALDRNGSHLVLGGKTIGQGRERAREAVLASTELREALEAATYERLPGLGARTQKRAA; encoded by the coding sequence ATGAGCGAAAAGAACCGAACCCGAGATCACGTCGTCCGCGAGGTGGTCGATCAAATCGAAAAGAACCACGGCAAGGGCGCGATCATGCGTCTTGGTAGCGACGCCGCGACCACGCCGATCCCCATCATCCCGAGCGGCGCCTTCGCCCTCGACCAAGCCCTGGGTGTCGGTGGCTACCCGAGAGGACGCATCGTCGAGGTCTTCGGACCCGAGTCGAGCGGCAAGACCACCCTCAGCCTGCATGCCATCGCGGAGGTGCAGAAACAGGGAGGCGTGGCCGCCTTCATCGACGCCGAGCACGCCTTCGACATGCGCTACGGCCGCGCCATCGGCATCGACCTCGGCAAGCTCCTGGTCTCACAACCAGACTCGGGCGAACAGGCGCTCGACATCGCCGAGGCCTTGACCCGCTCCGGCGCGCTCGACCTGGTGGTCATCGATTCCGTGGCGGCGCTGACGCCCCGCGCGGAGATCGAGGGCGACATGGGCGACAGCCACATGGGTCTGCAAGCGCGCCTGATGAGCCAGGCCCTCCGCAAGCTCACCGCCATCACCCACAAGAGCGGCACCACGCTGCTCTTCATCAACCAGCTGAGGCAGAAGATCGGCGTCGTCTATGGCAGCCCCGAGACGACCCCGGGCGGCACGGCGCTCAAGTTCTACGCCAGCGTGCGCCTGGACGTGCGTCGCATCGGCAAGGTCGAGGCGGGGGACAACGTGGTCGGCAATCGAACGCGGGTGCGCGTCGTCAAGAACAAGGTCGCGCCGCCATTCGCCGAGGCGGAGTTCGACGTGCGCTGGGGCATCGGCATCGACTCGATCACGGATCTGCTCGACACCGCGGTCCGGGTCGGAGCGCTGGACCGCAACGGCTCGCACCTGGTGCTCGGGGGCAAGACGATCGGCCAGGGACGCGAGCGGGCGCGCGAGGCCGTGCTCGCGAGCACCGAGCTGCGCGAGGCCCTCGAGGCCGCGACCTACGAGCGCCTGCCGGGGCTCGGGGCACGGACACAGAAACGCGCGGCCTGA